A stretch of Myceligenerans xiligouense DNA encodes these proteins:
- the rpmG gene encoding 50S ribosomal protein L33, whose amino-acid sequence MASKSADVRPKITMACVDCKERNYITKKNRRNNPDRLEMAKFCPRCGKHTSHRETR is encoded by the coding sequence ATGGCCAGCAAGAGCGCTGACGTCCGCCCCAAGATCACGATGGCCTGCGTGGACTGCAAGGAGCGGAACTACATCACCAAGAAGAACCGCCGGAACAACCCGGACCGGCTCGAGATGGCGAAGTTCTGCCCGCGCTGCGGCAAGCACACGTCGCACCGCGAGACCCGCTGA
- a CDS encoding MaoC/PaaZ C-terminal domain-containing protein — MTARISPTEPPQAARPRLADVSVGDGIGTRTIEFDQPRLVRYAGASGDFNRIHWDQAFAEGVGLPGVIAHGMLTMGSVAGLVTEWAGDPGAVVDYATRFSRPVPVPAAGAAVVEVSGKIGAVDAEAGTARVDLTVTFEGTKVLMKTQAVVRLAA, encoded by the coding sequence ATGACAGCGCGGATCAGCCCTACCGAACCGCCGCAGGCCGCGCGGCCGCGGCTCGCCGACGTCTCCGTCGGGGACGGCATCGGTACCCGCACGATCGAGTTCGACCAGCCGCGCCTGGTGCGCTACGCCGGTGCGAGCGGCGACTTCAACCGCATCCACTGGGACCAGGCGTTCGCCGAGGGGGTCGGGCTTCCCGGTGTCATCGCCCACGGCATGCTGACGATGGGTTCCGTCGCCGGCCTTGTCACCGAGTGGGCCGGTGACCCCGGTGCCGTCGTGGACTACGCGACCCGCTTCTCCCGCCCCGTCCCCGTGCCCGCCGCCGGCGCGGCGGTCGTGGAGGTCAGCGGCAAGATCGGCGCCGTCGACGCGGAGGCCGGCACGGCTCGCGTCGACCTGACGGTCACCTTCGAGGGCACCAAGGTGCTCATGAAGACGCAGGCCGTGGTCCGCCTCGCGGCCTGA
- the rarD gene encoding EamA family transporter RarD has protein sequence MSTTAPDGASTNPHRSAGADRPSSDLTGRDAERGSDRWGLPLGIAAFLFWGVGMPLFFPLLEPAGAIEIIAQRILWSLVFCLLALLVTRTLGELRPILASPRMVGTLGIASALIVVNWTVYVYGVLTDRVLDAALGYFLNPVVTVLLAVVVLRERLRPAQWVAVGLGLAAVAVIAAGMGGLPWIAVCLALSFSVYGLVKNRTGRSVGALPGLTVETMLAAPVAAGYLVWLGAANTFADHGVGHAALLASAGIITALPLLLFGAAARRLPLSVIGALQYLGPMLQFLVAVLILGEEMPPARWAGFALVWLAITVLTWDGLRAARRNPHPRGPHGARVR, from the coding sequence GTGAGCACGACCGCTCCTGACGGGGCATCCACGAACCCGCACCGATCCGCCGGGGCGGACCGGCCGTCGTCGGACCTCACCGGCCGGGACGCGGAACGTGGTTCCGACCGCTGGGGCCTTCCCCTCGGTATCGCCGCCTTCCTGTTCTGGGGCGTCGGCATGCCCCTGTTCTTCCCGCTGCTGGAGCCTGCGGGCGCGATCGAGATCATCGCGCAGCGGATCCTGTGGAGCCTGGTCTTCTGCCTGCTGGCCCTGCTCGTGACGCGGACGCTGGGTGAGCTGCGGCCGATCCTCGCGAGCCCGCGCATGGTGGGAACCCTCGGGATCGCGTCGGCGCTGATCGTCGTGAACTGGACCGTCTACGTGTACGGCGTGCTGACCGATCGGGTGCTCGACGCCGCCCTCGGGTACTTCCTGAACCCGGTGGTGACGGTGCTGCTCGCGGTGGTGGTGCTCCGCGAGCGCCTCCGGCCCGCGCAGTGGGTGGCGGTGGGTCTGGGCCTCGCGGCGGTCGCGGTGATCGCGGCGGGGATGGGCGGGCTGCCGTGGATCGCCGTCTGCCTCGCGCTGTCGTTCTCGGTGTACGGGCTGGTGAAGAACCGGACCGGCCGGTCCGTGGGCGCGCTGCCGGGGCTGACCGTGGAGACGATGCTGGCGGCTCCGGTGGCCGCGGGATATCTGGTCTGGCTCGGTGCGGCGAACACGTTCGCGGATCACGGCGTCGGCCATGCGGCGCTGCTGGCCTCGGCGGGAATCATCACGGCGCTGCCGCTGCTGCTGTTCGGGGCGGCAGCGCGGCGGCTGCCGTTGTCGGTGATCGGTGCGCTGCAGTACCTCGGGCCGATGTTGCAGTTCCTCGTGGCGGTCCTGATCCTGGGCGAGGAGATGCCGCCGGCCCGCTGGGCGGGCTTCGCCCTGGTCTGGCTGGCGATCACGGTGCTGACGTGGGACGGCTTACGGGCGGCGCGCCGTAACCCGCATCCGCGCGGCCCGCACGGTGCCCGCGTCCGGTAG
- a CDS encoding FAS1-like dehydratase domain-containing protein, with protein sequence MANPDFQGREYPATAPYSVGREKIREFADAVGATDPAHHDLVAARGLGYPDLVAPPTFAVVIAQRAEGQYVSDPEAGIDFSRVVHADERFTHHRPIVAGDELVTVLHVDSVKSRGPLSMVTTRCEIFAAASDSATAGPGTPVATVTSTLAVRGEDA encoded by the coding sequence GTGGCGAACCCCGACTTCCAGGGCCGTGAATACCCGGCCACCGCTCCCTACTCCGTAGGCCGCGAGAAGATCCGCGAGTTCGCCGACGCCGTCGGCGCCACCGACCCCGCGCACCACGACCTCGTGGCCGCGCGGGGTCTGGGCTATCCGGACCTCGTCGCGCCGCCCACCTTCGCGGTGGTGATCGCGCAGCGTGCCGAGGGCCAGTACGTCTCCGATCCCGAGGCCGGGATCGACTTCTCCCGCGTGGTGCACGCCGATGAGCGCTTCACGCACCACCGCCCGATCGTCGCCGGTGACGAGCTCGTGACGGTGCTGCACGTCGACTCGGTCAAGAGCCGCGGCCCGCTCTCGATGGTCACGACGCGGTGCGAGATCTTCGCGGCCGCGAGCGACTCGGCGACCGCCGGCCCGGGAACGCCGGTCGCCACCGTGACCTCGACGCTCGCCGTCCGCGGGGAGGACGCATGA
- a CDS encoding HAD family hydrolase: protein MTIPPRPASPNRPRVVATDLDGTLLRSGGTVSDRSREALAAVEAEGIEVVFVTARPARALGHLADLVGGHGHVICFGGGAVWDLAGGEVIESWGFVDEVVGSLVAELRTTLPDVAMVAERVSGPAYDPDFVASPNFAEPGVTAAHRAVRVEQTLGLDPVLKLIAQSPITEPGALQDVVGRIARGRANLAYSGAIGLAELNPLEVTKSATLERWCARLGVAARDVWAFGDMPVDLPMLRWAGRGAAVANAHPDVLAGADDVVGSNDEDGVAVALEKLLAEG, encoded by the coding sequence GTGACCATCCCTCCTCGTCCCGCATCCCCGAACCGGCCCCGCGTCGTCGCCACCGATCTCGACGGCACCCTGCTGCGTTCCGGCGGCACCGTGTCCGACCGGTCCCGCGAGGCACTCGCCGCCGTGGAGGCCGAGGGCATCGAGGTCGTGTTCGTCACGGCCCGCCCGGCACGGGCCCTGGGACACCTGGCCGACCTGGTGGGCGGCCACGGCCACGTGATCTGCTTCGGCGGGGGAGCGGTCTGGGACCTCGCCGGTGGCGAGGTGATCGAGTCGTGGGGCTTCGTCGACGAGGTCGTCGGTTCGCTCGTCGCCGAGCTCCGGACCACCCTGCCCGACGTCGCCATGGTCGCCGAACGGGTCAGCGGCCCCGCCTACGACCCCGATTTCGTGGCCTCACCGAACTTCGCCGAACCCGGCGTCACGGCCGCCCACCGCGCCGTCCGCGTGGAGCAGACCCTCGGCCTGGACCCGGTCCTGAAACTGATCGCGCAGTCCCCGATCACGGAGCCGGGCGCGCTGCAGGACGTCGTCGGACGGATCGCCCGCGGCAGGGCCAACCTCGCCTACTCCGGCGCCATCGGCCTCGCCGAGCTCAATCCGCTGGAGGTGACCAAGTCCGCCACGCTCGAACGCTGGTGCGCGCGCCTCGGAGTCGCCGCGCGGGACGTCTGGGCGTTCGGCGACATGCCGGTGGACCTGCCGATGCTGCGCTGGGCCGGCCGGGGCGCCGCCGTCGCCAACGCGCACCCGGACGTGCTGGCAGGCGCGGACGACGTCGTCGGCTCCAACGACGAGGACGGCGTGGCGGTCGCCCTGGAGAAACTCCTGGCGGAAGGCTGA
- a CDS encoding SDR family NAD(P)-dependent oxidoreductase, producing the protein MTAQRNRVAVVTGAGSDQGIGFAAARLLGAGGNDVVITSTTDRIFTRVEELRAAGIRAEGVVADLTDQAGVDAVLACATDSFGGVDILVNNAGMTAVSDSYASGGTGSGFLDHWHASLDRNLTTTFLMTRAVTGPMQAAGYGRIVNVSSVSGPVAAYGGDVAYHAAKAGIVGLTRATAIDTAAAGITVNAVAPGWIDTASASPHERVMGAATPVGRSGTGDEVAHVIALLAGEGASYITGQVITVDGGNSIAEERGR; encoded by the coding sequence ATGACCGCACAGAGAAACCGAGTCGCCGTCGTCACCGGTGCGGGAAGCGATCAGGGAATCGGGTTCGCGGCAGCCCGCCTTCTCGGCGCCGGCGGAAATGATGTCGTGATCACCTCCACGACGGATCGCATCTTCACGCGGGTCGAAGAACTGCGCGCCGCCGGTATCCGGGCGGAAGGGGTTGTCGCCGACCTCACCGACCAGGCCGGTGTGGACGCCGTCCTCGCCTGCGCCACAGACTCGTTCGGCGGCGTGGACATCCTCGTCAACAACGCCGGGATGACTGCGGTGTCCGACTCGTACGCCTCCGGCGGGACCGGCAGCGGCTTCCTCGACCACTGGCATGCCTCGCTCGACCGAAACCTCACCACGACGTTCCTGATGACCCGCGCGGTGACGGGCCCCATGCAGGCCGCCGGCTACGGCCGCATCGTCAACGTGTCATCGGTGTCCGGGCCCGTCGCCGCGTACGGCGGCGACGTCGCCTACCACGCGGCGAAGGCCGGCATCGTCGGGCTGACGCGCGCGACGGCGATCGACACGGCCGCGGCGGGCATCACGGTGAACGCCGTCGCTCCAGGGTGGATCGACACCGCATCCGCCTCCCCTCACGAGCGCGTGATGGGCGCGGCCACACCCGTCGGGCGGTCCGGCACCGGGGACGAGGTGGCACACGTGATAGCACTTCTCGCTGGTGAAGGCGCGTCGTACATCACGGGGCAGGTCATCACCGTCGACGGAGGAAACTCGATCGCCGAGGAGCGTGGGCGCTGA
- a CDS encoding ArsR/SmtB family transcription factor: MLRFIFTPEDLSRIRLAPGPDPLWETLLSAHLVQELDGARVFGRWHRHVVPDLPRAALPYLALTPPVGYSPDFLTPEGGSTDFAVGAENMLYTPPVRIAAELGVLGRNRKMPGWVHDLAEGSPRALRSLRASMATFHGHAVAPAWPRVRRVVDADRSARAQVLAASGVEAVLSTLHPTTTWADGVLTVHSRVMNHDIHLAGRGLTLVPSYFCWRMPITLVNPELAPVLVFPVAHEQHLTDDPAEGEGALAALLGRTRARALRELAGSASTTLLAQRMDISPASASEHTTVLRRAGLVASQRDGRRVVHVLTELGQGLLEGTTT; encoded by the coding sequence ATGCTGCGCTTCATCTTCACTCCGGAGGACCTGTCCCGGATCCGGCTCGCGCCGGGTCCCGACCCGTTGTGGGAAACGCTGCTGAGCGCCCACCTCGTGCAGGAGCTCGACGGCGCTCGCGTCTTCGGCCGCTGGCACCGGCACGTGGTGCCGGACCTGCCGCGCGCCGCTCTTCCCTATCTGGCGCTGACGCCGCCCGTGGGTTATTCGCCGGACTTCCTGACACCGGAGGGCGGCAGTACCGACTTCGCGGTGGGGGCGGAGAACATGCTGTACACGCCGCCGGTGCGGATCGCCGCGGAGCTCGGCGTCCTGGGGCGCAACCGGAAGATGCCGGGGTGGGTGCACGACCTGGCGGAGGGGTCGCCTCGCGCGCTGCGCAGCCTCCGGGCATCGATGGCGACGTTCCACGGACACGCCGTGGCGCCGGCCTGGCCCCGGGTACGGCGGGTCGTCGACGCGGACAGGTCAGCCCGGGCGCAGGTGCTGGCGGCGTCGGGCGTCGAGGCGGTCCTGTCGACGTTGCACCCGACGACGACGTGGGCCGACGGCGTGCTGACGGTGCACAGCCGGGTGATGAACCACGACATCCACCTCGCGGGACGAGGGCTGACCCTGGTCCCGTCGTACTTCTGCTGGCGGATGCCCATCACTCTCGTGAACCCCGAGCTGGCTCCCGTGCTCGTGTTCCCGGTGGCGCACGAACAGCATCTGACCGACGACCCGGCCGAGGGTGAGGGCGCGCTCGCCGCGCTGCTCGGGCGCACGCGGGCCAGGGCGCTGCGGGAGCTCGCCGGGTCGGCGTCGACCACGTTGCTGGCGCAGCGGATGGACATCTCGCCGGCGTCGGCGTCGGAGCACACGACCGTGCTGCGGCGTGCGGGCCTGGTGGCGTCGCAGCGCGACGGGCGGCGGGTGGTGCATGTCCTGACGGAGCTGGGGCAGGGGCTGCTGGAGGGGACGACGACGTAG
- a CDS encoding alpha/beta fold hydrolase: MRTSEPHTPETLLPDPVHVTVGGARIATYVLTPDRETPVGDVVFCHGTPWSAQVWAAAARHLGSGRQVFLWDMPGYGRSSQDPEVPVDLASQMSRFAELLAHWGLERPDVVAHDIGGAVALGAHLLHGSEYAGLFLWDVVTLDPWGSPFFRLVAEHTDVFTQLPAALHAALVREYIAGAAHGELTAGSLDVLSEPWLGSRGQEAFYRQISALRPEHTRAVVARLGQVRCPVAIGWGAQDPWIPVEQAARLQELLPGNPPVHLLDDVGHLAPIEAPSRVFRALGDWLAGSGSGGG; encoded by the coding sequence ATGAGGACGAGCGAGCCGCACACGCCGGAGACCCTGTTGCCCGATCCGGTGCACGTGACCGTCGGCGGCGCACGCATCGCGACCTACGTGCTGACGCCCGACCGGGAGACTCCCGTGGGGGATGTGGTGTTCTGTCACGGCACGCCGTGGTCGGCCCAGGTGTGGGCGGCGGCCGCGAGGCACCTCGGCAGCGGCCGCCAGGTGTTCCTGTGGGACATGCCCGGCTACGGCCGGTCGTCGCAGGACCCGGAGGTGCCTGTCGATCTGGCGTCTCAGATGTCCCGGTTCGCTGAGTTGCTGGCGCACTGGGGGCTGGAACGGCCGGACGTCGTCGCGCACGACATCGGAGGAGCCGTGGCGCTCGGCGCCCACCTGCTCCACGGCTCGGAGTACGCCGGGCTGTTCCTGTGGGACGTCGTCACGCTCGACCCGTGGGGGTCCCCCTTCTTCCGCCTCGTCGCCGAGCACACCGACGTGTTCACGCAGCTACCGGCCGCGCTTCACGCGGCCCTGGTCAGGGAGTACATCGCCGGTGCCGCCCACGGCGAACTGACGGCGGGCAGCCTCGACGTGCTGAGCGAGCCGTGGCTCGGCTCGCGGGGCCAGGAGGCCTTCTACCGCCAGATCTCCGCGCTCCGGCCCGAGCACACCCGGGCGGTCGTGGCACGGCTGGGGCAGGTGCGCTGCCCGGTCGCGATCGGCTGGGGCGCGCAGGACCCGTGGATCCCCGTGGAACAGGCGGCACGGCTCCAGGAACTCCTGCCCGGGAACCCCCCGGTGCATCTGCTGGACGACGTCGGCCACCTCGCGCCGATCGAAGCACCGTCGCGCGTGTTCCGAGCGCTCGGCGACTGGCTCGCCGGATCCGGGTCAGGTGGCGGTTGA
- a CDS encoding ion channel: MFRSLDLATWRRRTEWPLVTVAVLFLIAYGLPIAFDGVPPLVKTACGTFMTVAWLVFAGDYMVRLHLSGYSWEFVRRNWIDLLVVVLPLLRPLRLLLLIKVIQRFSRTGVQRLRGRVVTYATGGTALLILTSALAITDTERNVEGSNITNLGEGFWWAIVTMTTVGYGDFYPVTVTGRFIAAGLMVGGIALLGVVTATLASWMVQTVEEANEQEEAATRNQVDVLAEEVRRLRAERAEEVRTLRAELAEARSRLGADGADSRRFAQEES, translated from the coding sequence ATGTTCCGGAGTCTCGACCTGGCCACCTGGCGGCGGCGCACCGAGTGGCCTCTCGTCACGGTCGCCGTGCTCTTCCTGATCGCCTACGGCCTGCCGATCGCGTTCGACGGCGTGCCCCCGCTCGTGAAGACAGCCTGCGGCACCTTCATGACGGTCGCGTGGCTGGTGTTCGCCGGCGACTACATGGTGCGGCTCCACCTGTCCGGGTACTCGTGGGAGTTCGTCCGGAGGAACTGGATCGACCTGCTGGTCGTCGTCCTGCCCCTGCTGCGACCGCTCCGGCTCCTCCTGCTGATCAAGGTGATCCAGCGGTTCAGCCGCACCGGCGTGCAGCGGCTCCGCGGCCGGGTCGTCACCTACGCCACGGGCGGCACCGCGCTGCTGATCCTCACCAGCGCCCTCGCGATCACGGACACCGAGCGCAACGTGGAGGGCTCGAACATCACGAACCTCGGTGAGGGGTTCTGGTGGGCGATCGTGACGATGACCACCGTGGGTTACGGCGACTTCTATCCCGTCACGGTCACGGGCCGGTTCATCGCCGCCGGCCTGATGGTGGGCGGCATCGCCCTGCTCGGTGTGGTCACGGCGACGCTCGCCTCGTGGATGGTGCAGACCGTCGAGGAGGCCAACGAGCAGGAGGAGGCGGCCACCCGCAACCAGGTCGACGTGCTGGCCGAGGAGGTCCGCAGGCTCCGCGCCGAGAGGGCGGAGGAGGTCCGCACGCTCCGCGCGGAACTCGCGGAGGCCCGCAGCCGCCTCGGTGCCGACGGCGCCGACTCCCGGCGGTTCGCGCAGGAGGAGAGCTGA
- a CDS encoding N-acetylmuramoyl-L-alanine amidase — protein sequence MRHVRRRTTALIVTATLAGTTAPFAAPSSAASAAEESSGDRDVACAAVVAAGSLDEAFDAAAGSTGVPVNLLKAVSYLESRWDQHGGRPSVDGGYGLFNLDATGYPASPLARGNAATDHRTAARDGLPADHPATAPGLAAGNHAGAPAGAPHAAGITLGEPSLGADVGFGSELARAASLAGVPVAEVKNDERINLCAGAALLASYQTQAVDDGVAAPESLPRPEREVHRTTQRSPAAAGAAEWEVAVSRMNDSETFTDQVYEVLRSGVGEVTPDGETVILEGDPSVVVPGQEEAAGDPASGGAVSSGVDPDCPGTVDCEWLPAPYEKHDPDAPGDTTAYGNHDQAERTGAGGPSLDYIVIHDTEGSYQSSVNLVLDPEYLGWHYTIRSEDGHVAHHVDNGDIGWHAGNWYMNTHSIGIEHEGFAGTAGWYTEAMYRSSAELVRYLAQRYGIPLDRAHVIGHDQIPGILEGYTQNVHWDPGPYWDWDHYFELLGAPIGGDRAATADVTPGDVVEVRTGYADNPQEVTGCDQASPGSGPCADGAGTNFLYLHQEPTADAPLARDPGWKPDGADGSTYASDISARVQSGHKLVVDEVDGEWLGVWWAGAKAWLHNPASRPVVVPTTAQTVTVAGDEPAPVYGRAYPEPEAYDPYPDVPVQTIGALEYQIGVGQRYAVSDDDVVTDYYRATTFDGTGPDDRTDVLGETRYYQVWLAHRQFFVDAGDVELHEPEGDPGDDGDDTDDGDRITTTHWSGARGLGEGTSENLRHGRGGALRIHDAGPVVEYTDPHGDGTPVKYETGTWTSPVVELGYPVDESVTSWNATTPTGTWVEVEFRGRKDDGEWTKWFVMGRWASGTEFAPENGSVGDIHRTSVDGQHDDDAYLFTDTYVAKTGHEPTAFQTRVTLYRPAGATVTPRLSSVSTMANEYLPDGRYEGTSEFTLEGAVEIDAPGYSQLTHIGEYPEFGGGGQVWCSPTSTTMVMYSYGRKHEVPESLLEDIEAPAGDPQVAYAAINSWDYAYEGAGNWPFNTAYAHRFGLESFVTRLRSLAEAEKFVEAGIPLVVSVNFAEEEMPEAGYATDGHLLTVVGFTEDGDPVVNDPNKETNEQVRNVYTRENFERVWQTSTDGLTYVLHPRKVQLPPNIPGATPNW from the coding sequence GTGAGACATGTCCGCCGACGCACCACCGCATTGATCGTGACCGCCACGCTCGCCGGTACCACCGCACCGTTCGCCGCACCGTCCTCCGCGGCGTCCGCCGCGGAGGAGAGCTCGGGCGACAGGGACGTCGCCTGTGCGGCCGTCGTCGCCGCCGGTTCGCTGGACGAGGCGTTCGACGCCGCGGCCGGGTCCACCGGAGTCCCCGTCAACCTGCTCAAGGCCGTTTCGTACCTGGAGTCCCGCTGGGACCAGCACGGCGGCCGCCCCAGCGTCGACGGCGGGTACGGGCTCTTCAACCTCGACGCCACCGGCTATCCCGCGAGCCCGCTCGCCAGGGGAAACGCCGCCACGGACCACCGCACCGCCGCACGCGACGGCCTCCCCGCGGACCATCCGGCGACCGCGCCCGGCCTCGCCGCCGGGAACCATGCCGGGGCGCCAGCCGGTGCGCCGCACGCCGCCGGCATCACGCTCGGCGAACCCTCTCTCGGCGCCGATGTCGGGTTCGGCAGCGAACTGGCGCGGGCCGCGTCGCTGGCCGGAGTGCCGGTCGCGGAGGTCAAGAACGACGAGCGCATCAACCTCTGCGCCGGTGCGGCGCTGCTCGCGTCCTACCAGACGCAGGCGGTCGACGACGGTGTCGCGGCTCCCGAGTCGTTGCCCCGTCCGGAGCGCGAGGTACATCGAACGACGCAACGGTCACCGGCTGCCGCCGGTGCCGCCGAGTGGGAGGTCGCCGTCTCGCGCATGAACGACTCCGAAACGTTCACCGATCAGGTCTACGAGGTGCTCCGATCCGGCGTGGGTGAGGTCACCCCTGACGGGGAGACGGTGATCCTGGAGGGCGACCCGTCCGTCGTCGTTCCCGGACAGGAAGAGGCCGCCGGGGATCCAGCGTCCGGCGGCGCGGTGTCGTCCGGCGTCGACCCCGACTGCCCCGGCACCGTCGACTGCGAATGGCTGCCCGCCCCGTACGAGAAGCACGACCCCGACGCCCCCGGCGACACCACCGCCTACGGCAACCACGACCAGGCCGAGCGCACGGGAGCGGGCGGGCCGAGCCTGGACTACATCGTCATCCACGACACCGAGGGCTCCTACCAGAGCTCCGTGAACCTGGTGCTCGACCCGGAGTATCTGGGCTGGCACTACACGATCCGGTCCGAGGACGGACACGTCGCGCACCACGTCGACAACGGGGACATCGGCTGGCACGCGGGCAACTGGTACATGAACACGCACTCGATCGGGATCGAGCACGAGGGCTTCGCGGGCACGGCCGGCTGGTACACCGAGGCGATGTACCGGTCGTCGGCGGAGCTGGTGAGGTACCTGGCCCAGCGGTACGGCATCCCGCTCGACCGCGCGCACGTCATCGGCCACGACCAGATCCCCGGCATCCTCGAGGGATACACCCAGAACGTGCACTGGGACCCGGGCCCCTACTGGGACTGGGACCACTACTTCGAGCTGCTCGGCGCCCCGATCGGCGGCGACCGCGCGGCGACGGCCGACGTCACCCCGGGCGACGTCGTCGAGGTGCGAACCGGCTACGCCGACAACCCGCAGGAGGTCACCGGGTGCGACCAGGCGTCACCGGGGAGCGGGCCGTGCGCGGACGGCGCCGGGACGAACTTCCTGTACCTGCACCAGGAGCCGACGGCGGACGCGCCGCTGGCCCGCGACCCGGGCTGGAAGCCGGACGGCGCGGACGGCAGCACCTACGCGAGCGACATCAGCGCCCGGGTGCAGTCCGGTCACAAGCTCGTGGTGGACGAGGTCGACGGCGAATGGCTCGGCGTCTGGTGGGCGGGCGCGAAGGCGTGGCTGCACAACCCGGCGTCGCGTCCCGTCGTCGTGCCGACCACGGCGCAGACCGTCACCGTCGCGGGCGACGAGCCCGCACCCGTCTACGGCCGGGCCTACCCGGAGCCGGAGGCGTACGACCCCTACCCTGACGTCCCGGTGCAGACGATCGGCGCCCTCGAATACCAGATCGGCGTCGGCCAGCGCTACGCGGTCTCCGACGACGACGTCGTCACCGACTACTACCGGGCCACGACCTTCGACGGCACGGGCCCGGACGACCGCACCGACGTGCTCGGCGAGACGCGCTACTACCAGGTCTGGCTGGCGCACCGGCAGTTCTTCGTCGACGCCGGCGACGTCGAGCTGCACGAGCCGGAGGGCGACCCGGGCGACGACGGCGACGACACCGACGACGGCGACCGGATCACCACGACGCACTGGTCGGGAGCGAGGGGCCTCGGCGAGGGAACGAGCGAGAACCTGCGGCACGGCAGGGGCGGCGCACTCCGGATCCACGACGCCGGACCCGTCGTGGAGTACACGGACCCGCACGGCGACGGCACCCCGGTCAAGTACGAGACGGGCACCTGGACGTCGCCGGTGGTCGAGCTGGGGTACCCCGTCGACGAGTCGGTCACCTCGTGGAACGCCACCACCCCGACCGGCACGTGGGTCGAGGTCGAGTTCCGGGGCCGCAAGGACGACGGCGAGTGGACCAAATGGTTCGTCATGGGCCGCTGGGCGAGCGGCACCGAGTTCGCCCCGGAGAACGGCTCCGTCGGCGACATCCACCGCACCTCGGTCGACGGCCAGCACGACGACGACGCCTACCTGTTCACGGACACCTACGTGGCGAAGACAGGTCACGAGCCCACCGCGTTCCAGACCCGCGTCACCCTGTACCGGCCGGCCGGGGCGACGGTGACGCCGCGGCTGTCGTCGGTGTCGACGATGGCCAACGAGTACCTGCCGGACGGGCGCTACGAGGGCACCAGCGAGTTCACGCTGGAGGGCGCGGTCGAGATCGACGCTCCCGGGTACAGCCAGCTCACGCACATCGGCGAGTACCCGGAGTTCGGCGGGGGCGGCCAGGTGTGGTGCTCGCCGACGTCGACCACCATGGTCATGTACTCCTACGGAAGGAAGCACGAGGTCCCCGAGAGCCTGCTCGAGGACATCGAGGCGCCGGCCGGTGACCCGCAGGTGGCCTACGCGGCGATCAACTCCTGGGACTACGCCTACGAGGGCGCGGGGAACTGGCCGTTCAACACGGCGTACGCGCACCGGTTCGGCCTGGAGTCGTTCGTGACGCGGCTGCGATCGCTCGCCGAGGCCGAGAAGTTCGTCGAGGCGGGGATCCCGCTCGTGGTCTCGGTCAACTTCGCCGAGGAGGAGATGCCGGAGGCCGGGTACGCGACCGACGGGCACCTGCTGACCGTCGTCGGCTTCACCGAGGACGGCGACCCGGTGGTCAACGACCCGAACAAGGAGACGAACGAGCAGGTCCGGAACGTCTACACGCGCGAGAACTTCGAACGCGTGTGGCAGACCTCCACCGACGGCCTCACGTACGTCCTGCACCCCCGCAAGGTGCAGCTCCCGCCGAACATCCCGGGCGCTACACCGAACTGGTGA
- a CDS encoding YajQ family cyclic di-GMP-binding protein, with amino-acid sequence MADSSFDIVSKVDRQEVDNALNQASKEVSQRYDFRGVGASITWSGQDNIVMVANSAERVLAMLDVFQTKLIKRGVSLKAFDTGDKEPQASGKEYRLVGSLKEGLAGENAKKITKIIRDEGPKGVKTQVTGDEVRVTSKSRDQLQEVIALLKGADLDVALQFTNYR; translated from the coding sequence GTGGCCGACTCGTCGTTCGACATCGTCAGCAAGGTGGACCGCCAGGAGGTCGACAACGCCCTCAACCAGGCGTCCAAGGAGGTCTCGCAGCGGTACGACTTCCGGGGCGTGGGCGCGTCGATCACGTGGAGCGGCCAGGACAACATCGTCATGGTCGCGAACTCCGCCGAGCGCGTGCTCGCCATGCTCGACGTGTTCCAGACGAAGCTCATCAAGCGCGGGGTGTCGCTCAAGGCGTTCGACACGGGCGACAAGGAACCGCAGGCGTCCGGCAAGGAGTACCGGCTCGTGGGCTCGCTCAAGGAAGGGCTGGCGGGCGAGAACGCGAAGAAGATCACCAAGATCATCCGCGACGAGGGCCCCAAGGGCGTCAAGACCCAGGTCACCGGCGACGAGGTCCGGGTCACGTCGAAGTCCCGCGACCAGCTCCAAGAGGTCATCGCCCTCCTCAAGGGCGCCGACCTGGACGTGGCGCTGCAGTTCACCAACTATCGGTGA